One window of Bacteroidia bacterium genomic DNA carries:
- the cas2 gene encoding CRISPR-associated endonuclease Cas2 yields the protein MQDRLNAYRIMWVLVFFDLPTNTAKERKVAARFRKDILGDGFTMFQFSIYVRHCPSKENADVHIKRVKKLLPELGHIGILGITDKQFGDMEIFYGKKASPPKPVPQQLEFDW from the coding sequence ATGCAGGATCGCTTAAATGCTTACCGTATTATGTGGGTATTAGTCTTTTTTGATCTTCCGACCAATACTGCCAAAGAGCGTAAAGTGGCTGCTCGATTTAGGAAGGATATTCTGGGTGATGGTTTTACCATGTTTCAATTTAGTATCTATGTGCGCCATTGTCCAAGTAAGGAGAATGCAGATGTACATATTAAGCGAGTAAAAAAACTGTTACCGGAGTTAGGACATATTGGAATTTTGGGAATAACGGATAAGCAATTTGGGGATATGGAGATTTTTTATGGTAAAAAAGCCAGTCCACCCAAACCGGTTCCGCAGCAACTTGAATTTGATTGGTAG
- a CDS encoding nucleotidyltransferase yields the protein MDIKDPLFSLVINRLLRHQVSFLLIGGYAVNFYGYGRYTGDIDFWLEPSNENKAKFITALKSLSNNWELIEYANQLDFTQKQSIQIGKVPHRIDFLTYVNLVDFDEAWEKRKEIPFQDLTLPIVHYDHLILMKFNTGRPKDKLDIEELQRRNKGETPEI from the coding sequence ATGGACATTAAAGACCCCTTGTTTTCATTAGTAATTAATCGATTGCTAAGGCATCAAGTATCATTTCTTTTAATAGGAGGCTATGCTGTTAATTTTTATGGCTATGGACGTTACACCGGAGATATAGATTTTTGGTTGGAACCCTCCAATGAAAACAAAGCTAAATTTATAACAGCTTTAAAATCACTAAGCAACAACTGGGAACTAATTGAATATGCCAATCAACTCGATTTCACGCAGAAGCAGAGTATCCAAATTGGAAAGGTACCTCATCGTATCGACTTTTTAACTTATGTTAATTTGGTCGACTTTGATGAAGCTTGGGAGAAAAGGAAAGAAATACCATTTCAAGACTTAACGCTCCCGATTGTGCACTATGATCACCTAATCTTAATGAAATTTAATACCGGTCGGCCCAAGGACAAGTTGGATATTGAAGAATTACAAAGAAGAAATAAAGGAGAAACACCAGAAATTTAG
- the cas1 gene encoding type II CRISPR-associated endonuclease Cas1, protein MIKRTFRFNNPCYLSLENEQMVVSYNRINGQEELPDRKAAIEDIGIIILEHKQITLTHALMGKLIENNAALITCNETHHPTGLLLNLDGHTNQSERFRAQQEASIPLRKQLWQQTIKAKIANQAKMLRIAKAEFKYLERLSSMVKSGDADNHEAQAAAYYWPRLFAPAWNFYRRREGEPPNNLLNYGYAILRAAVARELVVSGLLPTFGIHHRNRYNSYCLADDIMEPYRPFVDHVVWNILQETSTIERLTNEHKRRLVEVLTQDVKMDGETSPLQIALNKTTSSLAKCFLGKAKRISYPIGP, encoded by the coding sequence ATGATTAAACGTACTTTTCGTTTTAACAATCCTTGTTATTTAAGTCTAGAAAATGAGCAAATGGTGGTGTCCTATAACCGAATCAATGGACAGGAGGAGTTGCCAGATAGAAAAGCTGCCATAGAAGATATTGGAATTATTATCCTTGAACACAAGCAAATAACACTTACCCATGCATTAATGGGAAAGCTTATCGAAAACAATGCAGCCCTTATTACCTGCAATGAAACCCATCATCCAACCGGATTGCTATTGAACCTGGATGGGCATACCAACCAAAGTGAGCGTTTTAGGGCTCAACAGGAGGCCAGTATCCCTTTAAGGAAGCAATTGTGGCAACAAACCATCAAAGCCAAAATAGCCAATCAGGCCAAAATGTTGCGAATAGCCAAGGCTGAATTCAAATACCTTGAACGTTTGTCTTCTATGGTAAAAAGTGGCGATGCAGACAATCATGAGGCTCAGGCAGCAGCCTATTATTGGCCTAGATTATTTGCACCGGCCTGGAACTTTTATCGGCGCAGGGAAGGGGAGCCCCCCAATAATTTGCTAAATTATGGATATGCCATTTTACGTGCTGCTGTCGCTAGGGAACTTGTGGTGTCAGGTTTGTTACCAACGTTTGGTATTCATCACAGAAATCGGTACAACAGCTATTGCCTGGCCGATGATATAATGGAACCTTATCGACCCTTTGTAGATCATGTTGTTTGGAATATCCTTCAGGAAACCTCAACAATTGAAAGATTAACCAATGAACACAAACGAAGGTTGGTGGAAGTTTTAACCCAAGATGTAAAGATGGACGGAGAAACAAGTCCATTGCAAATAGCCCTGAATAAAACCACCTCTTCCCTTGCTAAATGTTTTTTAGGTAAGGCAAAGAGAATTAGTTATCCCATTGGTCCATAA